One genomic segment of Alphaproteobacteria bacterium LSUCC0719 includes these proteins:
- the murF gene encoding UDP-N-acetylmuramoyl-tripeptide--D-alanyl-D-alanine ligase has product MSAANPGMNLTADELARRVDGRWLNPPGELTVTAVEIDSRQCAQGTLFAALAGQQADGHDYVAAAAANGAAAALVSRETGEISCPLLMVDDVEAALTRLGAFGRAAHRMSGGHLVAITGSVGKTGSKEMLAHMLRQLGGCHANRASFNNHLGVPLTLAALPETPIAAVQEIGMNAPGEITTLSALAQPDIAVITRIANSHAGFFDSLDDIAAAKAEIFDGLTDGGTAILNADDPYFTFLGTRASTAGASRIIGFGTAQGAEAQLLDITTDEGGPDAGMIVRADIMGTALCFRMGLRGDHWAHNATAMLAAVAALGLDVKDASSSLIDFRGLPGRGAVSSGVFNGTSMTLIDDSYNAGPASMEAAFATFGTTPPHIMVLSDMLELGQSSEAAHAALVPAIAALAPRIVITIGPMMAAMASQLAGSIDHHGVDTPAAALKALRASLVDGDHVFIKGSNGSGACHVAAAVLQELADTTDANGGASHAA; this is encoded by the coding sequence ATGAGCGCCGCCAACCCGGGAATGAACCTCACCGCCGACGAGCTGGCCCGCCGTGTTGACGGCAGATGGCTGAACCCGCCCGGCGAGCTGACCGTCACCGCTGTCGAGATTGACAGTCGGCAATGCGCGCAGGGCACCCTGTTCGCCGCGCTGGCCGGCCAGCAGGCGGATGGCCATGACTATGTCGCCGCCGCCGCCGCAAACGGTGCCGCCGCCGCGCTGGTGTCGCGCGAGACCGGCGAGATCTCATGCCCACTGCTGATGGTTGACGATGTCGAGGCCGCGCTGACCCGGCTTGGTGCCTTTGGGCGGGCGGCGCACCGGATGTCCGGCGGCCATCTGGTCGCCATTACCGGATCGGTTGGCAAAACCGGAAGCAAGGAAATGCTGGCCCATATGCTGCGCCAGCTTGGTGGCTGTCATGCCAACCGTGCCAGCTTCAACAATCATCTCGGCGTGCCGCTGACCCTGGCGGCGCTTCCCGAAACCCCCATCGCCGCAGTCCAGGAAATCGGCATGAACGCCCCCGGCGAGATCACGACGCTGAGCGCCCTCGCCCAGCCGGATATCGCGGTCATCACGCGCATCGCCAACAGCCATGCCGGTTTCTTTGACTCGCTGGACGATATCGCCGCCGCAAAGGCCGAAATCTTTGACGGGCTGACGGATGGCGGCACCGCGATTCTGAACGCCGATGATCCCTATTTCACCTTTCTCGGCACCCGCGCCAGCACCGCCGGTGCCAGCCGGATTATCGGGTTTGGCACCGCACAGGGCGCGGAGGCCCAGCTTCTCGACATCACCACGGACGAAGGCGGGCCCGATGCCGGGATGATTGTTCGGGCAGACATTATGGGGACCGCGCTTTGCTTCCGGATGGGACTGCGCGGCGATCATTGGGCCCATAACGCGACTGCCATGCTGGCCGCCGTGGCGGCGCTTGGCCTTGATGTGAAGGATGCTTCAAGTTCATTGATTGATTTCAGAGGCTTGCCAGGTCGCGGCGCTGTCAGCAGCGGCGTTTTCAATGGCACCTCCATGACGCTGATCGACGACAGCTACAATGCCGGCCCCGCCTCGATGGAGGCCGCTTTTGCCACCTTCGGCACCACACCGCCCCACATCATGGTGCTGTCCGACATGCTGGAGCTTGGCCAGTCAAGCGAGGCCGCGCATGCCGCCCTCGTCCCGGCCATTGCCGCACTGGCGCCGCGGATTGTGATCACCATCGGGCCGATGATGGCCGCAATGGCATCACAGCTTGCCGGCAGCATCGACCATCACGGCGTTGATACACCTGCAGCGGCACTGAAGGCGCTGCGGGCGTCACTTGTCGATGGCGACCATGTCTTCATCAAGGGATCGAACGGGTCCGGTGCCTGCCATGTTGCTGCAGCGGTTCTTCAGGAGCTTGCCGATACCACAGACGCGAACGGAGGTGCATCCCATGCTGCCTGA
- a CDS encoding UDP-N-acetylmuramoyl-L-alanyl-D-glutamate--2,6-diaminopimelate ligase translates to MLLSDLIPGPTSAHPRAAEIATLDITGLGSDSREAGKGFLFVAVAGSHADGRDFAGAAVEAGAAAILTDERPLDAALEAIAATGVPVLGCASPRRELALAATRFWTRQPGMIAAVTGTNGKTSTVEFIRQIWRRATWDAASIGTLGLQGPDPRTMQGRMLGLPSLTTPDAASLHAALQPVCAAGITHLALEASSHGLAQHRLDGLKIHVAGFTNLSRDHLDHHPDMESYFAAKARLFTELLMPGGTAVINIDDPYGARLVEMLRGSSPQNHVILTVGAAKKADFRISNVAAMDFGLDVTVEHDGNTLRIPMALAGTFQAVNAVTAAVMAHASGLPIHDSLWALPYVTGAEGRMQLVSGHPTGAKVVVDYAHTPDALESALKALRPETRGRLAVVFGAGGDRDTGKRPQMGSAARKHADIVYVTDDNPRSEDAAAIRAAIIESCPNAIEIADRGEAISTAMRELTNDDVLLIAGKGHESVQLVGNETLPFNDSSVARNAIRRLTADGGAG, encoded by the coding sequence TTGCTGCTTTCTGATCTCATCCCCGGCCCGACATCTGCGCACCCGCGTGCGGCAGAGATCGCGACGCTCGACATCACCGGCCTTGGCAGTGATTCCCGCGAGGCCGGCAAGGGATTTCTGTTTGTGGCCGTTGCCGGAAGTCACGCCGACGGGCGCGACTTCGCCGGCGCGGCAGTGGAGGCCGGGGCCGCAGCCATTCTGACCGACGAACGGCCGCTTGATGCGGCGCTCGAAGCCATCGCCGCCACCGGCGTGCCTGTTCTGGGCTGTGCATCGCCGCGGCGTGAACTGGCACTTGCCGCGACCCGTTTCTGGACCCGCCAGCCCGGCATGATCGCCGCCGTGACCGGCACCAACGGGAAAACATCCACCGTCGAGTTCATTCGCCAGATCTGGCGCCGGGCAACATGGGACGCCGCGTCGATCGGCACGCTGGGGCTGCAGGGGCCGGATCCCCGCACCATGCAGGGGCGCATGCTCGGCCTGCCGTCGCTGACGACGCCCGATGCGGCCAGCCTGCATGCCGCGCTGCAACCGGTCTGCGCGGCCGGCATCACGCATCTTGCGCTTGAGGCAAGCAGTCATGGCCTGGCCCAGCATCGGCTTGACGGGTTGAAGATCCATGTCGCCGGCTTTACCAATCTGAGCCGCGATCATCTTGATCATCATCCGGATATGGAATCCTATTTCGCCGCCAAGGCACGGCTCTTTACCGAGCTTCTGATGCCCGGCGGCACGGCGGTGATCAATATCGACGATCCCTATGGCGCGCGGCTGGTCGAGATGCTGCGCGGCAGCAGCCCGCAAAACCATGTGATCCTGACCGTTGGTGCCGCCAAAAAGGCCGATTTCCGGATCAGCAATGTCGCCGCTATGGATTTCGGCCTCGACGTGACGGTCGAACATGATGGCAACACTCTGCGCATTCCAATGGCGCTTGCCGGCACCTTTCAGGCTGTCAACGCGGTGACCGCGGCGGTCATGGCACATGCCAGCGGTCTGCCGATCCATGACTCGCTGTGGGCACTTCCCTATGTCACCGGTGCCGAGGGCCGGATGCAGCTTGTGTCGGGTCACCCGACCGGCGCCAAGGTGGTTGTCGATTATGCCCATACACCCGATGCGCTGGAATCGGCGCTGAAGGCATTGCGGCCGGAAACGCGCGGCCGGCTTGCCGTTGTCTTTGGTGCTGGTGGCGACCGCGATACGGGCAAACGCCCGCAGATGGGAAGCGCCGCCCGCAAACATGCCGACATTGTCTATGTCACCGATGACAATCCACGCTCGGAGGATGCTGCCGCCATCCGCGCCGCCATCATCGAATCCTGCCCAAACGCCATCGAGATCGCCGACCGCGGCGAAGCCATCTCGACGGCGATGCGCGAACTGACCAATGACGATGTGCTGCTGATCGCCGGCAAGGGCCATGAAAGTGTGCAGCTTGTCGGCAATGAAACCCTGCCCTTCAACGATTCCAGTGTCGCCCGCAACGCCATTCGCAGGCTGACAGCCGATGGAGGTGCCGGATGA
- a CDS encoding FtsW/RodA/SpoVE family cell cycle protein produces MLDRTDRSLVGVWWWTVDRWLLASALLLMVVGTLLVMAAGPAVANLINLPSQHFGIRQGIFLIPAVCLMIATSLLEPRPIRALALVGLIGIIGLMGLAVVAGSEIKGATRWINIAGFNLQPSEFAKPLFAVVSAWLLTLWREGQDFPGWIYSSLLMALIVGILVLQPDIGMTLMIVLTWGFQMFLAGMPMLLVVCIVALAPLGLFIAYLTLDHVKLRIEKFIEGGAWQVEQAKHSFANGGLFGVGPGDGTVKLHLPDAHSDFIFAVAAEEFGALACLTLVALYAFIVLRGFARAMSDEGLFCLLASASLVLQFGVQAAIHMASSADLIPTKGMTLPLISYGGSSLVASGLTMGLILALTRRRSPYALPGRRRQEVSA; encoded by the coding sequence ATGCTTGATCGCACGGATCGCTCGCTTGTCGGTGTCTGGTGGTGGACAGTGGATCGCTGGCTTCTGGCCAGCGCGCTGTTGCTGATGGTCGTCGGCACGCTGCTGGTCATGGCCGCCGGGCCGGCAGTGGCAAACCTGATCAATCTGCCGTCACAGCATTTCGGCATCCGTCAGGGCATCTTCCTGATTCCGGCTGTCTGTCTGATGATCGCCACATCGCTTCTCGAGCCGCGTCCGATCCGGGCGCTGGCGCTGGTCGGCCTGATCGGCATTATCGGGCTGATGGGGCTGGCCGTGGTTGCGGGAAGTGAAATCAAGGGCGCCACCCGCTGGATCAATATCGCCGGATTCAACCTGCAACCGTCCGAATTCGCCAAGCCGCTCTTCGCCGTCGTATCGGCATGGCTGCTGACCCTGTGGCGCGAGGGCCAGGATTTTCCGGGCTGGATCTATTCATCGCTGCTGATGGCGCTGATTGTCGGCATTCTGGTGCTGCAGCCCGACATCGGGATGACGCTGATGATCGTCCTGACCTGGGGGTTCCAGATGTTTCTTGCCGGCATGCCGATGCTGCTGGTGGTCTGCATCGTCGCGCTGGCACCGCTGGGTCTGTTCATCGCCTACCTGACACTGGACCACGTCAAGCTGCGGATCGAGAAATTCATCGAAGGTGGCGCGTGGCAGGTTGAACAGGCCAAACATTCCTTTGCCAATGGCGGCCTGTTTGGCGTCGGACCGGGCGACGGCACGGTAAAGCTGCACCTTCCCGATGCCCATTCCGATTTTATCTTTGCCGTCGCGGCCGAGGAATTCGGGGCCCTTGCCTGTCTGACACTGGTCGCGCTCTATGCCTTCATCGTGTTGCGTGGATTTGCCAGAGCGATGTCGGATGAAGGGCTGTTCTGCCTGCTTGCCAGCGCCAGTCTGGTGCTGCAGTTCGGTGTGCAGGCGGCAATCCACATGGCTTCGTCAGCCGACCTGATCCCGACCAAGGGCATGACATTGCCGCTGATCAGCTATGGCGGCTCGTCACTTGTCGCCAGCGGGCTGACGATGGGACTCATTCTGGCCCTGACGCGGCGGCGCTCGCCCTATGCGCTGCCGGGCCGACGTCGCCAGGAGGTGTCGGCATGA
- the murG gene encoding undecaprenyldiphospho-muramoylpentapeptide beta-N-acetylglucosaminyltransferase, producing MTGHRKPLIALAAGGTGGHVFPALAVAEALRGAGVETLVMTDRRGARLVPADGRLVLPAASPFQRGIFRRLAAMAKLGAGAALALLTMLKRRPAAMIGFGGYPSFAPLLVARLLGVPSLLHEQNAFLGRANHLLARWTGHLALSWEGTRNLPARIASFVSGMPVRSAFFAIPPRRTRAEAPLSLTIIGGSLGAAVFADLVPAALATLPEALRARLQIVQQCRAEQIDQLRHSYDAMNMDAEVAAFFDDMPTRLAASDLVIARAGASTVAELAAAGRPALLVPFAGAMDDHQTANAQQFELAGGGYCLAEATLDATRLGAEIAAILTDPDRRGQMGEAARSLAAPDAATLIAEHALMRAGLANLTARER from the coding sequence ATGACCGGGCACCGCAAACCGCTGATCGCGCTTGCCGCCGGCGGCACCGGTGGCCATGTGTTCCCGGCCCTTGCCGTGGCCGAGGCGCTGCGCGGTGCCGGGGTCGAAACACTGGTCATGACCGATCGTCGCGGTGCCCGCCTTGTTCCCGCCGATGGCCGCCTTGTGCTGCCAGCCGCATCCCCCTTTCAGCGCGGCATATTCCGGCGTCTCGCCGCAATGGCCAAACTGGGTGCCGGCGCTGCGCTGGCGCTGCTGACAATGCTGAAGCGCCGGCCGGCAGCGATGATCGGCTTTGGCGGTTATCCGTCCTTTGCACCCCTGCTTGTCGCCAGACTGCTTGGCGTACCATCCCTGCTCCACGAGCAGAACGCCTTCCTCGGACGGGCCAATCACCTGTTGGCCCGCTGGACCGGTCATCTGGCGCTGAGCTGGGAAGGCACGCGCAACCTGCCGGCACGCATTGCAAGCTTCGTGTCCGGCATGCCCGTGCGATCCGCCTTCTTTGCGATCCCACCGCGCCGGACCCGTGCCGAGGCACCGCTGTCATTGACCATCATCGGTGGTTCGCTTGGCGCGGCTGTCTTTGCCGATCTGGTGCCGGCCGCCCTTGCCACGCTGCCTGAGGCGCTGCGGGCGCGCCTTCAGATTGTCCAGCAATGCCGCGCCGAACAGATTGACCAGCTGCGCCACAGCTATGACGCAATGAATATGGACGCCGAGGTCGCCGCCTTTTTCGACGACATGCCGACACGTCTTGCCGCAAGTGACCTTGTGATTGCCCGCGCCGGTGCCTCGACGGTTGCCGAGCTTGCGGCGGCAGGACGTCCTGCCTTGCTGGTGCCCTTCGCCGGCGCGATGGATGACCACCAGACAGCCAATGCGCAGCAGTTCGAGCTGGCTGGCGGTGGATATTGCCTTGCCGAGGCGACGCTGGATGCCACCCGGCTCGGCGCTGAGATTGCCGCCATTCTGACCGACCCCGACAGGCGCGGGCAGATGGGCGAGGCCGCACGCAGCCTTGCCGCCCCCGACGCCGCCACGCTGATCGCCGAACATGCGCTGATGCGGGCCGGGCTTGCCAACCTGACAGCGAGGGAAAGATGA
- the murD gene encoding UDP-N-acetylmuramoyl-L-alanine--D-glutamate ligase: protein MLVPHSMSGKTVGILGLGLSGMAAARALDAAGATCWLHDDARQAPDDRQATLQVEHWQNWPWDRLDAMVISPGIPHHHPAPHPAAARARDSDVEIISEIELAMRAAPQARLVAITGTNGKSTTTALLGHCLKTAGIKACIGGNIGEAACTLADPGGDGVIVLELSSYQLETTPSLRADMAILLNITPDHLDRHGGMDGYVAAKARILSALPPDGLAVFGEAEGPVARLAADFAAGGGTAVTVGARDLPAEFDLAPALAGLHNAVNAAAVVACLRHLGVAEADIAAGLRDFAGLPHRMQHVAQHRGVAFINDSKATNGVAAACALAAYDSIYWIAGGEAKEGGLGPAADATANVERAYLIGSAAKDFAATLADRVPIRLSGDLETATTAAFADASAAAGLTTILLSPAAASFDQFANFAARGDAFCALARQLAATGPDTGGAHA, encoded by the coding sequence ATGCTCGTTCCACATTCCATGTCAGGCAAAACAGTCGGGATCCTCGGTCTCGGCCTGTCCGGCATGGCGGCGGCGCGCGCGCTTGATGCGGCCGGTGCCACATGCTGGCTGCATGACGATGCGCGCCAGGCACCGGATGACCGCCAGGCCACATTACAGGTCGAACACTGGCAGAACTGGCCCTGGGACAGGCTTGATGCCATGGTCATCAGCCCCGGCATTCCGCATCATCATCCAGCGCCGCATCCAGCCGCCGCACGGGCCCGCGACAGCGACGTCGAGATCATCAGCGAAATTGAACTGGCGATGCGCGCCGCACCGCAGGCACGTCTTGTTGCGATCACCGGCACAAACGGCAAATCGACAACAACGGCGCTGCTTGGCCACTGCCTGAAGACTGCCGGCATCAAGGCCTGTATTGGCGGCAACATCGGCGAGGCCGCCTGCACCCTTGCAGATCCGGGCGGGGACGGGGTGATCGTGCTGGAATTGTCATCCTACCAGCTTGAGACAACCCCATCACTTCGCGCCGATATGGCCATTCTCTTGAACATTACACCGGACCACCTTGACCGACATGGCGGCATGGATGGCTATGTCGCCGCCAAGGCACGGATCCTGTCCGCCTTGCCGCCGGACGGGCTGGCGGTATTCGGCGAGGCCGAGGGGCCGGTTGCCCGGCTTGCCGCCGATTTTGCGGCCGGTGGCGGCACTGCGGTGACGGTCGGCGCGCGGGATCTGCCGGCGGAATTCGACCTGGCACCCGCCCTTGCCGGTCTGCACAACGCTGTCAACGCCGCTGCTGTCGTCGCCTGTCTTCGCCATCTTGGCGTCGCTGAGGCCGATATTGCCGCCGGGCTGAGGGATTTTGCCGGCCTGCCGCATCGCATGCAGCATGTCGCCCAGCATCGGGGCGTGGCTTTCATCAATGATTCAAAGGCGACCAATGGTGTGGCCGCCGCCTGTGCGCTTGCCGCCTATGACAGCATCTACTGGATTGCCGGTGGCGAGGCAAAGGAGGGCGGGCTTGGCCCTGCCGCAGACGCCACCGCGAATGTCGAACGCGCCTATCTGATCGGCAGCGCCGCCAAGGATTTCGCCGCAACACTGGCCGACCGGGTGCCGATCAGGCTGTCAGGCGATCTTGAAACCGCGACAACCGCCGCCTTTGCCGATGCCAGCGCCGCCGCAGGCCTGACAACGATCCTGCTGTCACCTGCCGCTGCATCTTTTGACCAGTTTGCGAATTTTGCCGCCCGCGGGGACGCCTTCTGCGCCCTCGCAAGACAGCTTGCCGCCACCGGGCCGGACACAGGAGGCGCGCATGCTTGA
- the mraY gene encoding phospho-N-acetylmuramoyl-pentapeptide-transferase: MLPDLLVPLSDDFQIFNLFRYITFRTGGATITALIISLMFGPALIRWLKASQVDGQPIRADGPESHLVTKIGTPTMGGLLILGAFALSTLLWMPLSNPYLWPVLLVALSFGAVGSVDDWMKLRRRSHHGMSGRMKLVLQLGVAFIATLVLIEMSPAQLRYGVAVPFFKDTLISLGLFYVPFAMMVIVGASNAVNLTDGLDGLAIVPVMIVAACFGLIAYLAGNVNFATYLQINYVPGTGDLAVMCGALLGAGLGFLWFNAPPARVFMGDTGSLALGGALGAMSVATRHELVLAITGGLFVVETLSVILQVASFKLTGKRIFLMAPLHHHFERKGWAESTIVIRFWIIAVVLALAGLSSLKLR, translated from the coding sequence ATGCTGCCTGACCTTCTGGTGCCTCTGTCCGACGACTTTCAGATCTTCAACCTGTTCCGCTACATCACCTTCCGGACCGGCGGTGCGACAATCACCGCCCTGATCATCAGCCTGATGTTCGGTCCGGCGCTGATCCGCTGGCTGAAGGCCAGCCAGGTCGACGGCCAGCCAATTCGCGCCGACGGGCCGGAATCGCATCTTGTGACCAAGATCGGGACACCGACCATGGGCGGATTGCTGATACTTGGCGCTTTTGCCCTGTCGACCCTGCTGTGGATGCCGCTGTCGAATCCCTATCTGTGGCCGGTTCTGCTTGTGGCGCTCAGCTTTGGGGCGGTCGGATCGGTCGATGACTGGATGAAACTGCGTCGCCGTTCGCATCATGGCATGTCGGGACGGATGAAACTGGTGTTGCAGCTTGGCGTCGCCTTTATCGCCACACTGGTGCTGATCGAGATGTCACCGGCGCAGCTGCGCTATGGCGTGGCGGTGCCCTTTTTCAAGGACACGCTGATCTCGCTGGGACTTTTCTATGTGCCCTTTGCGATGATGGTCATTGTCGGCGCGTCAAACGCGGTCAATCTGACAGACGGGCTGGATGGGCTGGCCATCGTGCCGGTGATGATTGTTGCCGCCTGTTTCGGGCTGATTGCCTATCTTGCCGGCAATGTGAATTTCGCCACCTATCTGCAGATCAACTATGTCCCCGGTACGGGCGATCTGGCGGTGATGTGCGGCGCTCTTCTGGGTGCCGGGCTGGGCTTTCTGTGGTTCAACGCACCACCGGCCCGCGTGTTCATGGGGGATACAGGGTCGCTGGCGCTTGGCGGCGCGCTTGGCGCGATGTCGGTGGCAACCCGGCACGAGCTGGTGCTGGCGATCACCGGCGGCCTGTTCGTTGTCGAAACGCTGTCCGTCATTCTGCAGGTCGCCTCGTTCAAGCTTACCGGCAAGCGCATCTTCCTGATGGCACCGCTGCACCATCATTTCGAGCGCAAGGGCTGGGCTGAATCGACCATCGTCATCCGGTTCTGGATCATCGCCGTCGTGCTGGCACTTGCCGGCCTGTCATCGCTGAAGCTTCGCTAG